One Dictyoglomus thermophilum H-6-12 DNA window includes the following coding sequences:
- a CDS encoding COG2426 family protein: protein MKIELLLKVFLLSMTPVGECRISIPYGIYNGLSPTESFIVSFIGNTLMGIIIYYTIDLIRRYIFSKDPLNKYYKKFVKNKLKRLKLYSLGIVFSLAVFIAIPLPGTGAFTGAILARVLGLNLKEAIVSIISGVFTASLIVTILTLSSKAILT, encoded by the coding sequence ATGAAAATAGAGTTATTATTAAAAGTATTTTTGCTTTCTATGACTCCTGTGGGAGAATGTAGAATATCTATCCCTTATGGCATTTACAATGGACTTTCCCCTACCGAAAGCTTTATTGTAAGCTTTATTGGAAACACCTTAATGGGCATAATTATATATTACACTATTGACTTAATTAGGAGATACATTTTCAGCAAAGATCCATTAAATAAATATTATAAGAAATTTGTAAAAAACAAGCTTAAAAGATTAAAATTATACTCCTTGGGAATTGTATTTTCCCTTGCAGTTTTCATAGCAATTCCCCTTCCTGGAACAGGAGCCTTTACAGGAGCAATTTTAGCAAGAGTCTTAGGTTTAAACTTAAAAGAAGCCATTGTTTCTATCATCTCTGGTGTTTTTACAGCATCCCTTATTGTAACCATATTAACCCTCTCCTCAAAAGCAATATTAACATAA
- a CDS encoding acyl-CoA--6-aminopenicillanic acid acyl-transferase — MKKKLFLIILLSLIFLQGCSKPEPAFPKNSGIRIIELRGTPYEIGYQHGKMLKEEIQYFSHKIERIILYKSLIKTAKELEEKILNTYPEFKDLVEEMKGISKGADVPYENILLFNLMDEIVLQHYWKLPISGCSAFVFRNKDGNLIIGRNLDYGVFVDELPLCPVIFKYYPQKGNSFISVSFPGLVGAYTAISKNLYLSINVSQSHKTETGAPECLLTRRIIQYSDNISEAIENALSPYQGLNILIADNKDAVVLEISPKRRELRNINEEGFLIVTNHYQHPEMISEQAEKLIEELPIPIDGTFVRQINTKEREKIIREKILSKEEISIEDAKEILQSVSTRLTLQSIIYLPREKILLVAQNKTSPVSYGIWLEFNLN; from the coding sequence ATGAAGAAGAAACTTTTTCTTATTATACTTCTTAGTCTAATATTCCTTCAGGGTTGCTCAAAACCTGAGCCAGCTTTTCCTAAAAATAGTGGCATAAGGATCATAGAGCTTAGAGGTACTCCCTATGAGATAGGGTATCAACACGGAAAAATGCTAAAAGAAGAAATTCAGTATTTCAGTCATAAAATTGAAAGAATTATATTATATAAATCACTAATAAAGACAGCAAAAGAATTAGAGGAGAAGATTCTAAATACCTACCCAGAATTTAAAGATCTTGTAGAAGAGATGAAGGGAATTTCTAAAGGAGCAGATGTACCTTATGAGAACATTCTTCTTTTTAACCTTATGGACGAAATAGTACTCCAACATTACTGGAAGCTTCCCATTAGCGGATGCTCTGCCTTTGTTTTTAGAAACAAAGATGGAAATTTAATAATAGGGAGAAATCTTGACTACGGAGTATTTGTAGACGAATTACCTCTTTGCCCGGTAATATTCAAATATTATCCCCAAAAAGGAAACTCTTTTATTTCTGTCTCCTTCCCTGGTCTTGTAGGAGCTTACACTGCCATATCTAAAAATCTTTACCTCTCCATAAACGTCTCCCAAAGCCATAAAACTGAGACAGGAGCTCCCGAATGCCTTCTTACAAGAAGAATAATTCAATATTCAGATAATATTAGTGAGGCAATAGAAAATGCCTTATCTCCTTACCAAGGGCTAAATATTCTAATAGCTGACAACAAAGATGCCGTTGTATTAGAAATTAGTCCAAAGAGAAGAGAATTAAGGAATATTAATGAAGAAGGATTTTTAATTGTAACCAATCATTATCAACATCCAGAGATGATCTCTGAGCAAGCAGAAAAATTAATTGAAGAGCTACCTATTCCTATTGATGGTACTTTTGTACGCCAAATAAATACCAAAGAAAGAGAAAAAATAATAAGAGAAAAGATTCTATCAAAAGAAGAGATAAGTATAGAAGATGCAAAAGAAATTTTGCAAAGCGTAAGTACAAGACTCACCCTACAAAGCATAATATACTTACCACGAGAAAAAATATTATTAGTCGCTCAAAATAAAACTTCTCCTGTAAGTTATGGAATATGGCTTGAATTTAATCTAAATTAA